A stretch of Ligilactobacillus faecis DNA encodes these proteins:
- a CDS encoding TIGR01457 family HAD-type hydrolase gives MKKYAGYMIDLDGTIYRGKEKIPAAKDFIERLQAKEIPFLFVTNNSTQTPEKVVANLAKNFDIHVTVDNIYTSALATADYLHDLTAKKQTVYVIGELGLKQALLAKGFTFEEVTPDYVVVGLDYDVTYHKFELATLAIKRGAKFIGTNADTNLPNERGLVPGAGSVIALVECATQMKAKYIGKPEAIIMDKALQKMGLTKEQVAMVGDNYMTDIQAGINCGIDTILVYTGVSTKEQVATKEIKPTYELDSLAEIEI, from the coding sequence ATGAAAAAGTATGCTGGCTATATGATCGATCTAGATGGAACGATCTATCGGGGAAAGGAAAAGATCCCGGCGGCTAAAGATTTTATTGAACGTTTGCAAGCTAAAGAGATCCCATTTTTATTTGTGACTAACAATAGTACGCAGACGCCAGAAAAAGTAGTTGCTAATTTAGCCAAAAATTTTGATATTCATGTGACAGTCGATAATATCTATACGTCAGCTTTGGCAACGGCGGATTACTTACATGATCTGACTGCTAAGAAACAGACGGTTTATGTGATCGGTGAACTTGGCTTGAAGCAAGCATTATTAGCTAAAGGTTTTACTTTTGAGGAAGTGACTCCAGATTATGTCGTAGTTGGTCTAGATTATGATGTAACTTACCATAAATTTGAATTAGCGACACTTGCGATCAAACGTGGAGCGAAGTTTATCGGGACTAATGCAGATACCAATTTACCAAATGAACGTGGGCTTGTGCCTGGGGCAGGTTCGGTGATCGCATTGGTAGAGTGTGCTACGCAAATGAAAGCCAAGTATATTGGTAAACCAGAAGCGATCATCATGGATAAGGCATTGCAAAAAATGGGTCTGACTAAAGAACAAGTTGCGATGGTCGGTGATAACTATATGACAGATATCCAAGCTGGGATAAATTGTGGGATCGATACGATCCTTGTATATACAGGTGTCTCAACTAAAGAGCAAGTAGCCACAAAAGAGATCAAACCGACATACGAGTTAGATTCTCTTGCTGAGATCGAGATCTAA
- a CDS encoding YutD family protein has product MNSEKKERREAQLAKKAETIRAFASEIIVQSPTQILIDGHPYVLEKNYRNGFEVEKLKERFSQILTKYDYIVGDWGYDQLRLRGFYATESTKGTPAQRIERLQDYLYEYCNFGCAYFVLKNLDVQTPVTPNKAKNSKPTRKRRKNKKSKIQKAYTSQKIFEPQKKQRDTSKKYIADQVKTKKRRFTIRQKQNKG; this is encoded by the coding sequence GTGAATAGTGAAAAAAAAGAACGTCGCGAAGCACAATTAGCCAAAAAAGCTGAGACGATCCGAGCATTTGCAAGTGAGATCATAGTTCAAAGTCCGACCCAGATCTTGATCGATGGTCATCCATATGTTTTAGAAAAAAATTACCGCAATGGGTTTGAAGTTGAAAAGTTAAAAGAACGTTTTAGTCAGATCTTGACTAAATATGATTATATTGTCGGCGATTGGGGCTATGATCAATTAAGATTACGCGGTTTTTATGCGACTGAAAGTACAAAAGGAACACCCGCTCAAAGGATCGAACGCTTACAAGATTATTTATATGAATATTGTAATTTTGGTTGTGCCTATTTTGTTTTGAAAAATTTAGATGTCCAAACACCAGTTACACCTAATAAAGCTAAAAATTCTAAACCGACGCGTAAACGTCGAAAAAATAAAAAATCAAAAATACAAAAGGCATATACGTCACAAAAAATTTTTGAACCGCAGAAAAAACAACGTGATACAAGCAAAAAATATATTGCCGATCAAGTAAAAACGAAGAAGCGTCGTTTTACGATCAGGCAAAAGCAAAATAAGGGGTAG